A genomic window from Gossypium hirsutum isolate 1008001.06 chromosome D12, Gossypium_hirsutum_v2.1, whole genome shotgun sequence includes:
- the LOC107953418 gene encoding phospholipase D delta isoform X2 codes for MGRDKFPSKREIEGATFLHGELDIWIIEAKSLPNMDLNSDRMRRLFSMCSSGNKKKASIKPFGKTSSKHTMNTSDPYVSVCLLGATVAQSRIISNCENPVWDEHFVVPVAHPVGKIEFHVKDNDVLGAELIGVVEIAVEKVVTGDEISGWFAIVGNSKSDRNPELHVSLQYKPVSVNPIYQQGVGRGPDYTGVPYTYFPLRKGGNITLYQDAHVPESMLPEIPLDNGKSFKQGSCWEDICHAILDARHLIYVVGWSVFHPIKLVRESTKPLPEEGQLSLGELLKYKSQEGVRVILLIWDDKTSHDKLLLKTEGVMQTHDEETRKFFKRTNVHCVLSPRYASSKLSFFKQQVVGTLFTHHQKCVILDSQGSGETRKITAFIGGLDLCDGRYDTPEHRLFQDLDTIFKGDFHNPTFPTNAYGPRQPWHDQHCKVEGPAAYDILTNFEQRWRKVSKWRDFKVRKVSPWQDDALIKLDRVPSIACPSLGSDGDSVVHVREEKDPENWHVQVFRSIDSGSVKGFPKDVKQAAAQNLICGKNLKVDMSVHTAYIKAIRSAQHFIYIENQYFIGSSYYWPSYKNAGADNLVPMELALKIAGKIRANERFAVYIVIPMWPEGAPTSNAVQEILYFQGQTVTMMYSIIAKELLKAGLSDQYHPQDYLNFYCLGKREPPTSESSTKLNHHKDNRELALVQKFRRFMVYVHAKGMIVDDEYIIMGSANINQRSLEGSRDTEIAMGAYQPHYTWAGKKSHPHGQVYGYRMSLWAEQMGKLDDNFRDPKSLDCVKLVNEIAKSNWKAYVEDEYCELTGHLMQYPYEIGRDGTVNPIPGHETFPDVGGKVLGASTNLPDVLTT; via the exons ATGGGTCGTGACAAATTCCCAAGCAAAAGGGAGATTGAGGGAGCAACTTTCCTTCATGGCGAACTTGATATCTGGATTATAGAAGCTAAATCTCTTCCAAATATGGATTTAAATTCAGACAGAATGAGGAGATTGTTTTCAATGTGTAGCTCTGGAAACAAAAAGAAGGCCTCTATCAAGCCCTTTGGCAAGACCTCTAGCAAGCATACTATGAATACTAGTGACCCTTATGTATCTGTTTGCCTTTTGGGGGCTACAGTTGCGCAATCTAGAATAATTTCTAATTGCGAGAACCCCGTGTGGGATGAACATTTTGTTGTGCCAGTTGCACACCCTGTAGGAAAAATTGAGTTTCATGTCAAGGACAATGATGTTCTAGGTGCTGAACTTATAGGAGTAGTTGAGATAGCAGTTGAAAAGGTCGTTACCGGAGATGAAATTAGCGGTTGGTTTGCTATTGTTGGTAATTCTAAGAGTGATCGAAATCCTGAACTGCATGTTTCTCTTCAGTATAAACCAGTGAGTGTAAACCCTATATATCAACAAGGTGTAGGGAGGGGACCAGATTACACGGGGGTTCCATATACATATTTCCCTCTCCGTAAAGGGGGGAATATAACCCTTTATCAGGATGCTCATGTACCTGAGTCCATGCTACCTGAAATTCCACTTGATAATGGAAAAAGTTTTAAGCAAGGCAGTTGTTGGGAAGACATATGCCATGCCATTCTGGATGCACGTCATCTCATATATGTAGTTGGTTGGTCTGTCTTCCATCCTATAAAACTTGTGAGGGAATCAACAAAGCCTTTACCGGAGGAAGGCCAGCTTTCTTTGGGAGAGTTGTTGAAATACAAGTCGCAAGAAGGGGTCCGTGTGATTTTGCTGATCTGGGATGATAAAACTTCACATGACAAGCTTCTGTTGAAAACG GAAGGTGTTATGCAGACTCATGATGAAGAGACTAGAAAGTTTTTCAAACGCACAAATGTTCATTGTGTTCTCTCTCCGCGCTATGCAAGCAGCAAACTTAGTTTTTTCAAGCAACAG GTCGTGGGAACCCTTTTCACACATCATCAGAAGTGCGTGATTCTTGACTCCCAAGGCTCAGGAGAAACTCGGAAAATAACTGCTTTTATTGGTGGTCTAGATTTATGCGATGGTAGATATGACACACCTGAACACCGGCTCTTTCAAGATCTTGACACTATCTTTAAGGGTGATTTCCATAATCCTACATTTCCT ACTAACGCATATGGCCCAAGGCAACCATGGCATGATCAACACTGCAAAGTGGAGGGCCCTGCTGCATATGACATATTGACTAATTTTGAGCAAAGATGGAGAAAGGTTTCAAAATGGCGTGACTTCAAGGTAAGAAAGGTCAGTCCTTGGCAGGATGACGCCTTGATAAAGCTAGACCGTGTTCCATCAATAGCATGTCCCTCTCTTGGTTCTGATGGAGACTCAGTTGTGCATGTTAGAGAAGAAAAAGACCCAGAGAATTGGCATGTGCAG GTTTTCCGGTCCATTGATTCTGGATCTGTAAAAGGATTTCCTAAGGATGTTAAGCAAGCTGCAGCTCAG AACCTTATCTGTGGAAAGAACTTGAAGGTAGACATGAGCGTCCACACAGCTTATATAAAAGCAATAAGATCGGCACAACACTTTATATATATAGAGAATCAGTATTTCATTGGATCTTCATATTATTGGCCATCCTACAAAAATGCAG GTGCTGATAACTTAGTTCCTATGGAGCTGGCCCTGAAAATTGCTGGAAAAATCCGTGCAAATGAGCGCTTTGCGGTGTATATAGTAATACCTATGTGGCCAGAGGGTGCGCCAACTAGCAATGCTGTGCAGGAAATATTATATTTTCAG GGACAAACCGTGACCATGATGTACTCGATCATTGCAAAAGAACTACTAAAAGCAGGCCTTTCTGATCAATATCATCCACAAGATTATTTGAACTTCTATTGCCTCGGTAAACGTGAGCCTCCAACTTCAGAAAGTTCAACTAAACTAAATCACCATAAGGATAACCGTGAACTG GCATTGGTGCAAAAGTTCCGCAGATTCATGGTATATGTTCATGCAAAAGGGATGATAGTGGATGATGAATATATTATAATGGGATCTGCTAACATTAACCAGAGATCCTTGGAAGGTTCAAGGGACACCGAGATAGCTATGGGTGCTTACCAGCCACATTATACTTGGGCAGGAAAGAAATCCCACCCACATGGCCAG GTTTATGGTTACCGGATGTCTCTGTGGGCCGAGCAAATGGGAAAACTCGATGATAATTTCCGGGATCCAAAAAGCCTGGACTgtgtaaaacttgttaatgagattgCCAAAAGTAACTGGAAAGCCTATGTGGAGGACGAATACTGCGAATTGACGGGACACTTGATGCAGTATCCATATGAAATTGGAAGAGACGGGACGGTTAATCCAATCCCGGGCCATGAAACGTTTCCTGATGTTGGTGGTAAAGTTCTTGGAGCATCAACCAACCTTCCTGATGTTCTAACAACTTAA
- the LOC107953418 gene encoding phospholipase D delta isoform X1, which yields MGRDKFPSKREIEGATFLHGELDIWIIEAKSLPNMDLNSDRMRRLFSMCSSGNKKKASIKPFGKTSSKHTMNTSDPYVSVCLLGATVAQSRIISNCENPVWDEHFVVPVAHPVGKIEFHVKDNDVLGAELIGVVEIAVEKVVTGDEISGWFAIVGNSKSDRNPELHVSLQYKPVSVNPIYQQGVGRGPDYTGVPYTYFPLRKGGNITLYQDAHVPESMLPEIPLDNGKSFKQGSCWEDICHAILDARHLIYVVGWSVFHPIKLVRESTKPLPEEGQLSLGELLKYKSQEGVRVILLIWDDKTSHDKLLLKTEGVMQTHDEETRKFFKRTNVHCVLSPRYASSKLSFFKQQVVGTLFTHHQKCVILDSQGSGETRKITAFIGGLDLCDGRYDTPEHRLFQDLDTIFKGDFHNPTFPTNAYGPRQPWHDQHCKVEGPAAYDILTNFEQRWRKVSKWRDFKVRKVSPWQDDALIKLDRVPSIACPSLGSDGDSVVHVREEKDPENWHVQVFRSIDSGSVKGFPKDVKQAAAQNLICGKNLKVDMSVHTAYIKAIRSAQHFIYIENQYFIGSSYYWPSYKNAGADNLVPMELALKIAGKIRANERFAVYIVIPMWPEGAPTSNAVQEILYFQGQTVTMMYSIIAKELLKAGLSDQYHPQDYLNFYCLGKREPPTSESSTKLNHHKDNRELVLAFLVFIFIFMCPMALYWINSSNLLLFWQALVQKFRRFMVYVHAKGMIVDDEYIIMGSANINQRSLEGSRDTEIAMGAYQPHYTWAGKKSHPHGQVYGYRMSLWAEQMGKLDDNFRDPKSLDCVKLVNEIAKSNWKAYVEDEYCELTGHLMQYPYEIGRDGTVNPIPGHETFPDVGGKVLGASTNLPDVLTT from the exons ATGGGTCGTGACAAATTCCCAAGCAAAAGGGAGATTGAGGGAGCAACTTTCCTTCATGGCGAACTTGATATCTGGATTATAGAAGCTAAATCTCTTCCAAATATGGATTTAAATTCAGACAGAATGAGGAGATTGTTTTCAATGTGTAGCTCTGGAAACAAAAAGAAGGCCTCTATCAAGCCCTTTGGCAAGACCTCTAGCAAGCATACTATGAATACTAGTGACCCTTATGTATCTGTTTGCCTTTTGGGGGCTACAGTTGCGCAATCTAGAATAATTTCTAATTGCGAGAACCCCGTGTGGGATGAACATTTTGTTGTGCCAGTTGCACACCCTGTAGGAAAAATTGAGTTTCATGTCAAGGACAATGATGTTCTAGGTGCTGAACTTATAGGAGTAGTTGAGATAGCAGTTGAAAAGGTCGTTACCGGAGATGAAATTAGCGGTTGGTTTGCTATTGTTGGTAATTCTAAGAGTGATCGAAATCCTGAACTGCATGTTTCTCTTCAGTATAAACCAGTGAGTGTAAACCCTATATATCAACAAGGTGTAGGGAGGGGACCAGATTACACGGGGGTTCCATATACATATTTCCCTCTCCGTAAAGGGGGGAATATAACCCTTTATCAGGATGCTCATGTACCTGAGTCCATGCTACCTGAAATTCCACTTGATAATGGAAAAAGTTTTAAGCAAGGCAGTTGTTGGGAAGACATATGCCATGCCATTCTGGATGCACGTCATCTCATATATGTAGTTGGTTGGTCTGTCTTCCATCCTATAAAACTTGTGAGGGAATCAACAAAGCCTTTACCGGAGGAAGGCCAGCTTTCTTTGGGAGAGTTGTTGAAATACAAGTCGCAAGAAGGGGTCCGTGTGATTTTGCTGATCTGGGATGATAAAACTTCACATGACAAGCTTCTGTTGAAAACG GAAGGTGTTATGCAGACTCATGATGAAGAGACTAGAAAGTTTTTCAAACGCACAAATGTTCATTGTGTTCTCTCTCCGCGCTATGCAAGCAGCAAACTTAGTTTTTTCAAGCAACAG GTCGTGGGAACCCTTTTCACACATCATCAGAAGTGCGTGATTCTTGACTCCCAAGGCTCAGGAGAAACTCGGAAAATAACTGCTTTTATTGGTGGTCTAGATTTATGCGATGGTAGATATGACACACCTGAACACCGGCTCTTTCAAGATCTTGACACTATCTTTAAGGGTGATTTCCATAATCCTACATTTCCT ACTAACGCATATGGCCCAAGGCAACCATGGCATGATCAACACTGCAAAGTGGAGGGCCCTGCTGCATATGACATATTGACTAATTTTGAGCAAAGATGGAGAAAGGTTTCAAAATGGCGTGACTTCAAGGTAAGAAAGGTCAGTCCTTGGCAGGATGACGCCTTGATAAAGCTAGACCGTGTTCCATCAATAGCATGTCCCTCTCTTGGTTCTGATGGAGACTCAGTTGTGCATGTTAGAGAAGAAAAAGACCCAGAGAATTGGCATGTGCAG GTTTTCCGGTCCATTGATTCTGGATCTGTAAAAGGATTTCCTAAGGATGTTAAGCAAGCTGCAGCTCAG AACCTTATCTGTGGAAAGAACTTGAAGGTAGACATGAGCGTCCACACAGCTTATATAAAAGCAATAAGATCGGCACAACACTTTATATATATAGAGAATCAGTATTTCATTGGATCTTCATATTATTGGCCATCCTACAAAAATGCAG GTGCTGATAACTTAGTTCCTATGGAGCTGGCCCTGAAAATTGCTGGAAAAATCCGTGCAAATGAGCGCTTTGCGGTGTATATAGTAATACCTATGTGGCCAGAGGGTGCGCCAACTAGCAATGCTGTGCAGGAAATATTATATTTTCAG GGACAAACCGTGACCATGATGTACTCGATCATTGCAAAAGAACTACTAAAAGCAGGCCTTTCTGATCAATATCATCCACAAGATTATTTGAACTTCTATTGCCTCGGTAAACGTGAGCCTCCAACTTCAGAAAGTTCAACTAAACTAAATCACCATAAGGATAACCGTGAACTGGTATTAgcttttcttgtttttatttttatttttatgtgtcCTATGGCATTATATTGGATTAACTCTAGCAATCTGCTCTTATTTTGGCAGGCATTGGTGCAAAAGTTCCGCAGATTCATGGTATATGTTCATGCAAAAGGGATGATAGTGGATGATGAATATATTATAATGGGATCTGCTAACATTAACCAGAGATCCTTGGAAGGTTCAAGGGACACCGAGATAGCTATGGGTGCTTACCAGCCACATTATACTTGGGCAGGAAAGAAATCCCACCCACATGGCCAG GTTTATGGTTACCGGATGTCTCTGTGGGCCGAGCAAATGGGAAAACTCGATGATAATTTCCGGGATCCAAAAAGCCTGGACTgtgtaaaacttgttaatgagattgCCAAAAGTAACTGGAAAGCCTATGTGGAGGACGAATACTGCGAATTGACGGGACACTTGATGCAGTATCCATATGAAATTGGAAGAGACGGGACGGTTAATCCAATCCCGGGCCATGAAACGTTTCCTGATGTTGGTGGTAAAGTTCTTGGAGCATCAACCAACCTTCCTGATGTTCTAACAACTTAA
- the LOC107953417 gene encoding uncharacterized protein At4g06598: MANSKGSTNIRDSIYAGKHALLPPKCPFPTVSQPFTDYVSNNVIGLVQNPREGNTHHMRTSSESFLIEDQPSWLDDLLNEPDITPMRRGGHRRSSSDSFAYIDVSNARNLDYAAQEEYRYKNMISAPSWASLEFDYHSKTDAQLAAFYNDVNLVKQKNRPWDSSLNAVTHSSGLPSRRENSILQGSGSSCALKEVESAPSTASEKQDSAESSSLEAKAYSEKKDNSYAKSSSSDSDTKRAKQQFAQRSRVRKLQYIAELERNVQALQAEGSEVSAELEFLNQQNLILNMENKALKQRLESLAQEQLIKHLEHEVLEREIGRLRVLYQQQQQQQHQKQKPSSSSHRPSSSRDLDSQFANLSLKHKDANSG; this comes from the exons ATGGCGAATTCCAAGGGATCAACAAACATAAGAGATTCGATATATGCTGGAAAGCATGCTTTACTTCCTCCAAAATGTCCCTTCCCTACAGTCTCCCAACCATTTACTGATTATGTCTCCAACAATGTAATTGGATTGGTTCAAAATCCTAGAGAGGGAAATACACACCACATGCGCACTTCTTCTGAAAGCTTTCTGATAGAGGATCAACCCTCTTGGCTTGATGATCTCCTTAATGAGCCAGATATTACTCCTATGCGCAGAGGAGGTCATCGACGTTCATCGAGTGACTCTTTTGCATACATTGATGTATCTAATGCTCGTAACCTTGATTATGCAGCGCAAGAGGAGTAcagatataaaaatatgatttctgCACCTTCTTGGGCATCTCTGGAATTTGATTATCACAGTAAAACAGATGCTCAGCTTGCTGCTTTTTACAAtgatgtgaacttagtaaaacaAAAGAACAGGCCATGGGATTCATCTTTGAATGCTGTGACTCATTCAAGTGGGCTTCCTTCTCGTAGAGAAAATTCCATTCTTCAGGGTTCGGGATCATCATGTGCTTTAAAAGAAGTAGAGAGTGCTCCATCAACAGCAAGTGAAAAACAAGATTCTGCTGAATCTTCCTCTCTTGAGGCAAAAGCTTATTCTGAGAAAAAAGATAATTCTTATGCTAAGTCTTCGTCATCTGACAGTGATACAAAACGTGCAAAGCA GCAGTTTGCTCAACGCTCAAGGGTGCGTAAACTTCAGTACATAGCTGAGCTGGAAAGAAATGTTCAGGCTTTGCAG GCAGAAGGATCTGAAGTTTCAGCTGAGCTTGAATTCCTCAACCAGCAGAATCTTATTCTTAACATGGAGAACAAAGCTCTTAAACAGCGTTTAGAGAGTTTAGCCCAGGAGCAGCTTATCAAACATC TTGAGCATGAAGTATTGGAGAGGGAGATTGGTAGGCTTCGAGTCTTGTaccagcagcagcagcagcaacaacaTCAAAAGCAGAAGCCATCATCATCTAGCCATCGGCCCTCCAGCAGTAGAGATCTTGATTCCCAATTTGCGAACCTCTCTCtgaaacacaaggatgccaattCAG GCTAA